TCGATGCCGTCCGCCGTTGCCACCGCCTTCTGGATCGGATCGGTGATGAAGCCCTGCATCAGATCGGCGTCGGCACCCGGGAAGGTCGTCGTCACCGTGATGGTGGTGTTGAACATTTCCGGGTACTGGCGGATCTGCAGGGACAGGATCGACTGCAGGCCGAGGAGCAGGATCAGGAGACTGATGACGGTCGCCAGGACCGGCCGCTTGATGAAAATATCGAACATGACGGTCTAAGCCTTACTCCACCGGGACCTGGTCGGGCAGCGCCAGGGTTTTCTCCTTGGCAATCGCCACGCGTGTGCCGCTGTCGAGCTTGATCTGGCCCGAGGTCACGACCATTTCGCCGACCTTCAGATCCTCTTCGACGATGATCTGGCCATTGCGGCGTTCGCCGGTCTTGACGATGCGCCGTTCGACGGTGGTGATCGCCTCGCCCTGCTCCGACTTGCCTTCCTTGGCGACATAGATGAAGTCGCCATAAAGGCTGTAGCTGATGGCCGTCTGCGGCACGACGACGACATTCATGCGTGCCGGCAGCTGCACGGCGAGTTTGGCGAACATGCCAGGACGCAGCAGCCCGTCGGCATTGTCGAAGGTCCCCTGAACCTCGACCATGCCGGTCTGCTGGTTGACCAGCGGCTCGATGGCGGTGACCTTGCCCTCGAACGTGGTGATCGGATAGGCGTCGGTCGTCATCCGCACGGCCTGGCCGACCTTGAGGTCGGAGAGTTCCTTCTGCGAGACGCTGAAATTCACCAGCATCTTGCTGAGATCCTGGACGTTCACGATCGCATTGCCGGGATCGAGATACTGCCCGACATTGACCTTGCGGATACCGAGCACGCCGTTGAACGGCGCGGTGATCACCTTCTTCTCGATCTGCGCCGAGAGGGCCGCCACTTCGGCCGAGGCCACTTCATATTGCGACTGGCGCTGTTCCAGCGTCGCCTTCGAAATGTTGTCGGTCGAGCGCAGTGACTGGCCGCGCTCGAGATCGGCCTTGGCGAGCTTCAGCGAGGCCTGGGCGCTGGCGAGGTTGGCACGTTCGACATCGGCATCGAGCTGCACCAGCACCTGGCCCTGGGCCACCGTCTCGCCGGATTCGAACTTGATCTGCTGCACGAGGCCGCTGACCGAGGTGGTGACATCAACACCGCGATTGGCCTCGAGCACGCCGATGGCCGAGACCTCGACGCCCCATTCGGCGCTTTCGGCCGGCTGTGCCGTCACATTGACGACCGGGACCGGCATGTTGGCCATGGCGGCTTCCATGGCGGCGAAGCCCGAGAAGATCTTGAAGAAGACGCCGCCGAAAATGACTGCGCTGCCGATCAGCATGAACAGCATCTTCCAGCTGAAGATGCTGCGCAACACCATCTTGGTTCGGGTCGGGGCGGTCATGTCGGTCTCCTGAACGTCTTGTCGTCTGTTTCTTGTCGTCGAATGCTTATCGTGCGGATTTGGCAAGTACCGCAGGCGCGGCAGCAACGCGGCCTTCGCCCAGCAGCTCCATGGCCTTCTCGCGAATGGAAAGACGCTGGGTCTCGTCCATCACCGGCGAGTTCACCAGGCGATGGAGCCACAACCCGTCCATCGCCAGCGCAACAAGGAGCGCCATGCTGGGATCTTCGGAATCGGCGGTGAGGCGGCGAAAAGCCGTGTCGATTGTGTCTTCCAGCGGCTCCATCAGACCAGGGTTGGTGGCGACGGCGGCCAGCAACGCACAGCCCGCGGGATCCGTGCTGGGTCCAGCTGGATCGAATGAGGTCTCGACCAGGGCCCGCGCCCAGCGATTGGGGCCGGGGCTGAGCCTGTCGTAATGCGCCTGTTGGAGGGTTTCGCACTGGCCCGCAAGCCGCGCGACCATGCCTTGGATCAGCGCTTCCTTGCTTTTGAAGTGGTAGAGCACGCCGCCCTTGCTGATGCCAGCAAGGCGCGCGGCTTCGTCCAATGTCAGCGCGGCAACGCCTTGGGTACGCACGACGCTCAGAGCGGCGTCAATGATCTGTTCGCGGGTACTCATTTTTCAGGTAGCTGGCTTTGGGCTGCACTGGCCGGTTCAGTATATCCAGCGCCGGAAACTATACCGTCCAGACGGTACAGTAAAGTCAGATTGCATTAACCATATTTGGTCTTCTGCGCAGACTGAAAGCTGGCGCCGCGCGCTGTTTACTGAGTTCCGCCGCCGTCAGCACCGCCATCGCCACCGCCGCCAGATCCGCCGTCACCGCCACTACCAGTTCCGCCATCGCCGCCGTTGCCAGTTCCGCCGTCACCGCCGCTGTCAGTCCCGCCATCGCCGCCGCTGCCAGTCCCGCCATCGCCGCCGCTGCCGGAACCAGCGTCAGTGCCTGCGCCGGGATCACCGCCGCCAGCTGCTCCCGCTTGATCTACGCCGCTATCGTCGCGATCGCGTCCACGCCCAGCCGGCCCATCTTCATTGCCGGATGCAGGTTCGCTCGTCCCCGACGACGTCGGCATGTCGCCGATATCATCGGTTGGTACCTCAGCAGTGATATCCTCCGGAACAAGTATCAGCGGCTGGCCCGCAGGAGGCGCTGACCGAACAACGCCGGCAAGCGGTTGCGGCTGGCCCCGATCGGATATGGCCGGATCCAATGCCAAGGGTCTTGGCGTCGGCGCGGCAGTGACAAACGGGGCTGCCCACGGTTTCGGTTCTGCCTTCTTGAAAACCAGCTGGGGCGGCGACGCTGCCGGTTTTGCAAACGTCTTCTGCACGCCCTTTTTAGGCGGCTTCGTGCTGGCATCGACAGCAACGCTCTCCACAGAGAAGGACGGTAGAGGCAGCGGTCGCAGCAAATCATCGGGGGTCGATTTCAACAAAGATAGTATGTCGTCCGCAGGCGTCACGGCGACGGCGAATGGAGCTGGCGCAGCCGTATCGGGCGCCGGGCCGGCAAGGAGTGTTGCGAGCTCGCCCGGAGCGGTTAGAGGCTGGAGCGGTGTCTGGGGGGCGGCGCCAGGCTCGTCCGACGGCGCTATCGACGTCGGCGCCATTGCCGGCAGCACCCTTGGTTTTGGCATGGGTGGCAGTTCCGGCACGGCCACCGCTGGGCCGATCGCGCCGTCCTGGAAAGCCGCTAGGTTCGCTGCCGCAACGGTTCCGGCGCCGCCGGAGGTTGAATTGGAAAGAGTAATCACCAAGGCACAGGCGACACAGACGACCATACTGCTCGCGGCCAGCAACGCGCCTGTCGACAATCGCGCTGGTGCTGCGGGTTGCAAAGGCGCATCTCGCACAGCGGCCATTGGCGAAGACACCGCATAAGAAAAGGGCGACGGCTTTCCTCCCCCAATCTTGGGAACACCGGTCGTGGATGGCTTTGGCGCGCGCGGCGGCATCGGCGGATCGGCTCTGATGTCGGGTGCAGCGCCAACATTGGGGGGCGTTGCAGCATGGCCCGAGGAACCGCGATCGAATGCAAGCAGGAAATCCTGATAAGATAGTTCACTTCCAGGCTTCAGCCCGGCAGCCAGCAGGGCCTCGTCGCTGATCCCGTTCTTGACGCGCAGATAGCGCTCATAGCTCGACGCCGCTTTTTCATCCCGGGGCCGCTTGGCAGCCGTCAAAATCGCGCGGACTTTCTCTTCGACTTCGATGCCGTGCCCGGCAAACGGTCCGGCGCTGGGCACCGTGCCAACGCGCCTGTTTTCACGATGCGCCATGACTTCACCCGACTTCCAGATTCTGATTTCTATGCGTCCGCGACGCCTAGATCGTCGCCCCGTGTGCGGAGGCGGGGCTTTTGCGCGAGATTACGAAGGCGGGATCGCCGGCAAGGGCGCAAAACGCGCGCGCCGCGCGCCATGCTCTTCGCAGCAACGTCCGTGAGCAATAGCCGCGTCAAGCTGCGATGATGACAGTGGCACCAACAGGCGACAAGGAACGTCCGCCCGACTCTGGAGAGAAAGGCCCGTATTTGCTGCATTCCTGCGGGCAGACCACAGCTTCAAGTTCGCCGCCTGCCGCGATGGCAAAGCGGAGATATCTGCCAGGTGCTGGATGGATGCCTCGAACCAGATCCAGCTCATCCAGGGACAAGGCCGCGGCGCTTTACGGCGTCATGCACTGACCTGAGAGGGCCGTCGACTTATTCGGCCAGTCGCTGCACCGGCTCAATGGCGCCGGCGGCGTCAACCGGCTGATCGGCGGCAACATCTCCCGGCAGAACGATCTCGGCGATGGTGCCGACATCCGGTACGCTCTGCAGCACCAGCGCGATACCGAAGCGCTCGCACAGCATCTTGGTGATGGGGAGGCCAAGACCGACGCCGCTATTGGCGGCGACATAGGGATTGCGCAGCGAGCGGGAAAACGGAACGAAGGCATTGCGCAGGTCGTCTGCATTCATGCCGACGCCGGTATCCTTGATGACGAGGCGCACGGCACCTCCGTCAAGCAAACCCGCCGCCAGGACGATCTCGCCACCGGGGCGGGTATACTTCACGGCATTGGTCAGCAGATTGGTGAGAATCTGGCGCAAGGGCGTCTCGTCGACCCGCACCCGTATGTCCCGGGGGACATCGCTGTGCCAGGCAATGCGCTTTTCCGACCATTGCCGCTCCAAGAGGCGCTTGATGCTGTCGGCGATATCGGCGAGGCAAACCGGCTCCGCCATGCTGGCATGGCTCTCGCCTTCCAACCGTGCGAATTCCAGGACCTGTTCGATGAGGTGCTGCAAATGCCGGCCGAGCCCGACGATATCGGCCACGTAAGAGCGCTCGCGCTCGCTGAGTTTGGCCCCGACATTCATCTCGAGCAGTTCGGAAAAGCCGATGATGCCGTTGAGCGGAGTGCGCAATTCATGGCTCATATGGGCGAGAAATTCGGATTTGATCTGCCCTGCGCGGATCGCCTCATCAAGCGCCAGCTGCGTTGCCTGCATTTGCGATTCGAGGTTGTGAGCCATGTCGAGCAGGGTTTCTTCGGTCTGGCGGATTTCCTTGAAGCCGCCGACGGGGATCGCGAGGGCGCGAAATTCGCCGGCCTGCACCTTCAACGCGTTGCGCTCCAGGCGGCGCAGGCCCGCGACGATCGGCTGCGACAGGGCCATGGCCGAGAGCACCGTCACCGCGGAAATGCCGATGACGAGCCAGATGATCGAATCCTGTGCCTCCGTCAGCCAGCCGAGCGGCCCCGCCCGCGGCACGGCAACACCGACCAGCCAGGAGAGACCGTGGAAGTCGATCGGCGCGATTTCGGCAAGATAGGCGGTCTTGTCGTATTCGAGGGCGCGGAAGCCGATCGGATGCGAGCCAGCCGGCGACATGGCGGCCTTCCACACTGCGAGCAGCAGGGTCGAGCCGATATCGGCAATGGCCGGCAAGGCATGGACCCGATTGCGCATCAGGCTGCGTCCCACCTCGCCGCCGGTCAGCTCGGATGCCGCGATCACGCGGCCTTCATCGGTCAGCAGAAAGGCGCGGCCGCCGATCTCGCTCTCCAATTGCCCGAAAAATTGCGACAGACCCGCCAGCGTGATGTCGACGCCCACGACGCAGGCGCCACTCACACACTTCGCCTTCCGGGCGACGCTGATGCCGGGTTGGCGAGACGCCCAGAACACATAGGGTTCGGTCCAGCCGCCATTGAGGTCACGCGTCGCGGAGGCGTACCAGGGGCGCAGGCGCGGGTCGAAGCCATCGATCATGCCTTCCTCCGGCGTGATCACCTCGTAATAGACATCGCGCCAGGTGACGGTGACGTCGCGCGCGCGACGCTGGACATCGATCGATTTGAACATGAACTGGTCGCCGGCGACCGTGTTGACGCGCATCACATAGTTGAAGCTGCCGTCATCATAGCCGACATACATGCCGGACAGGGTTGGGCGCGCCATCAGCTGTTGCCACATGTAGCGCATCAGGGTGTTGCGGTCCTGGGAGACGAGGCTCTGATCGGTGATGAGGCGCGCCGTCGCATCGGCAGTGCGCTCCGCCTCGGTCAGGAAGCCCAATGTGCGGGACGTAATGTGGTCGTTGGCGCTCTTCATCAGCACCTGGGCCGCAGCAACGGCCGCTCGCTGTGCAATGAAGACACCACCGATGCTGACCACAACGGCAGCAAAGCCAACCAGCAGAGGCAGCGCAATCAGCAGCGCCTTGCGAACGGACCAGAACGGACGCATCTTGAGGACAATACTCCTCAAACTTGATCATTGTCGGGCATATTCCCGCGTCGGACCTTACATGAGCCGATCGCCCCAGCAAACGGGCAAATCGGCGCGTTAGCTAACGCCGAATTCAATCTTCGAACTCCGTATCGATGTCGATGCCGCTGCCGAGCACGCGCTTGGCGAGGTCGTAACTGAAGCCGGCGCGCGCCATGGCGGCAAGATCGCGCTTGGCCTGTTCCAGCCGCTGCTCGCCGGCGATGTGCCGCGCCCGGTAGCGCCCCAGGCGCCGGCGCTTGGCATAGGCGATGGCCGCTGCCTCGTCGACATTGCCGAACTCTTCCCTTAGCCCATCGATCGCCGCACCGCGCGTCTCGGCAGCCACACCCAGTTGCGCGAGCTTGGCGCCGATCTGTCTTTTCGATGTGCCGCGGCGCGTCAGGCTCGCGGCCTTCATCCCGGCAAAGGCCGCATCATCCAGGAAACGGTTTCGCTGCAGTTTGGCGATGACGACCGGGATCGCGGCAAGGAGTGGCGCCGGATCGTCGCCATGGAAATGCGCCGATCTGCGGATGCGCCGCGTCAGCATGTCCTCGACCCGCTTGGCACTGGTGGCAAAGCGCGCGAGATAGTCGAGGGCGATCTGGTCGAGATCCGGGATCGCCAGGCGCTTTGGCCGCCGTTCGGTCATGGTGACGCTCTTGTCATTCCTTCACGCCACCATTGCAGATTCCGCTGGGCTGCACAAATGTCGCGGCCTGGAAACGGCGCGCGATCCGGTCTATCAATTTGCTCCGCAGGCGTGGCAATTTGCCCCTGCGAGGGGTGCGCTTTTGGGGGAACAGAGATCACATGTCCGAGTCCATTTTTGCCGCCGGCTACAAGAACGAGGCCTATTGGTGGGAAGATGCCCCACGGCCCGAGCGGCGCGCCGCCAGCCTGCCGGCCAAAATTGACGTCCTCGTCATCGGGTCTGGCTATACCGGCCTGATGGCCGCGCGCG
The genomic region above belongs to Dongia rigui and contains:
- a CDS encoding efflux RND transporter periplasmic adaptor subunit — protein: MTAPTRTKMVLRSIFSWKMLFMLIGSAVIFGGVFFKIFSGFAAMEAAMANMPVPVVNVTAQPAESAEWGVEVSAIGVLEANRGVDVTTSVSGLVQQIKFESGETVAQGQVLVQLDADVERANLASAQASLKLAKADLERGQSLRSTDNISKATLEQRQSQYEVASAEVAALSAQIEKKVITAPFNGVLGIRKVNVGQYLDPGNAIVNVQDLSKMLVNFSVSQKELSDLKVGQAVRMTTDAYPITTFEGKVTAIEPLVNQQTGMVEVQGTFDNADGLLRPGMFAKLAVQLPARMNVVVVPQTAISYSLYGDFIYVAKEGKSEQGEAITTVERRIVKTGERRNGQIIVEEDLKVGEMVVTSGQIKLDSGTRVAIAKEKTLALPDQVPVE
- a CDS encoding TetR/AcrR family transcriptional regulator, coding for MSTREQIIDAALSVVRTQGVAALTLDEAARLAGISKGGVLYHFKSKEALIQGMVARLAGQCETLQQAHYDRLSPGPNRWARALVETSFDPAGPSTDPAGCALLAAVATNPGLMEPLEDTIDTAFRRLTADSEDPSMALLVALAMDGLWLHRLVNSPVMDETQRLSIREKAMELLGEGRVAAAPAVLAKSAR
- a CDS encoding sensor histidine kinase; translated protein: MRPFWSVRKALLIALPLLVGFAAVVVSIGGVFIAQRAAVAAAQVLMKSANDHITSRTLGFLTEAERTADATARLITDQSLVSQDRNTLMRYMWQQLMARPTLSGMYVGYDDGSFNYVMRVNTVAGDQFMFKSIDVQRRARDVTVTWRDVYYEVITPEEGMIDGFDPRLRPWYASATRDLNGGWTEPYVFWASRQPGISVARKAKCVSGACVVGVDITLAGLSQFFGQLESEIGGRAFLLTDEGRVIAASELTGGEVGRSLMRNRVHALPAIADIGSTLLLAVWKAAMSPAGSHPIGFRALEYDKTAYLAEIAPIDFHGLSWLVGVAVPRAGPLGWLTEAQDSIIWLVIGISAVTVLSAMALSQPIVAGLRRLERNALKVQAGEFRALAIPVGGFKEIRQTEETLLDMAHNLESQMQATQLALDEAIRAGQIKSEFLAHMSHELRTPLNGIIGFSELLEMNVGAKLSERERSYVADIVGLGRHLQHLIEQVLEFARLEGESHASMAEPVCLADIADSIKRLLERQWSEKRIAWHSDVPRDIRVRVDETPLRQILTNLLTNAVKYTRPGGEIVLAAGLLDGGAVRLVIKDTGVGMNADDLRNAFVPFSRSLRNPYVAANSGVGLGLPITKMLCERFGIALVLQSVPDVGTIAEIVLPGDVAADQPVDAAGAIEPVQRLAE
- a CDS encoding regulatory protein RecX, producing MTERRPKRLAIPDLDQIALDYLARFATSAKRVEDMLTRRIRRSAHFHGDDPAPLLAAIPVVIAKLQRNRFLDDAAFAGMKAASLTRRGTSKRQIGAKLAQLGVAAETRGAAIDGLREEFGNVDEAAAIAYAKRRRLGRYRARHIAGEQRLEQAKRDLAAMARAGFSYDLAKRVLGSGIDIDTEFED